One genomic window of Leptospira johnsonii includes the following:
- the scpA gene encoding methylmalonyl-CoA mutase, giving the protein MKRPTFSPNRTPVNSDTKFESWSKEALDELGLSKLEDTIWNTPEKVPVKPVYVPKDVESLEHLDYAAGIPPFLRGPYSTMYVQQPWTIRQYAGFSTAEESNAFYRRNLAAGQKGLSVAFDLATHRGYDSDHERVLGDVGKAGVAIDSVLDMKILFDQIPLDQMSVSMTMNGAVIPTLAFYIVAAEEQGVKPEQLSGTIQNDILKEFMVRNTYIYPPEPSMRIIADIFKYTTDFMPKFNSISISGYHMQEAGATADIELAYTLADGLEYLRTGIKAGMDVDSFAPRLSFFWAIGMNHFMEIAKMRAGRLLWAKLVKTFNPKNNKSLALRTHCQTSGWSLTEQDPFNNVGRTCIEALAAALGHTQSLHTNALDEAIALPTDFSARIARNTQIYLQEETNIHRVVDPWGGSFYVESLTAQLAERAWELIQEVEQLGGIAKAIETGIPKMRIEEAAARKQARIDSGKDVIVGINRYRPSKENPLEILDIDNTAVRESQIRKLNELKKNRDNAAVTAALDAITECAKTGNGNLLALAVHAARKRATLGEISFAMEKIFGRYKSVTHMIKGVYSEEIMDDPDFKKAKELSAKFAKLEGRQPRIMVAKMGQDGHDRGAKVISTSFADMGFDVDIGPLFQTPGEAAKQAIENDVHVLGVSSLAAGHKTLVPQVIQELKKLGREDILVIAGGVIPQQDYDFLYKAGVNGIFGPGTKISKAGAEILELLIKSVEG; this is encoded by the coding sequence ATGAAAAGACCTACATTTTCCCCCAACAGAACTCCAGTAAATAGCGATACTAAATTCGAATCCTGGTCCAAAGAAGCCTTGGACGAATTAGGACTTTCTAAATTAGAAGATACGATTTGGAATACTCCTGAAAAAGTTCCAGTCAAGCCAGTATACGTTCCTAAAGATGTGGAATCCTTGGAACACTTGGACTATGCCGCTGGAATTCCTCCATTCCTAAGAGGACCCTACTCTACTATGTATGTCCAACAACCTTGGACCATTCGTCAGTACGCGGGCTTTTCCACTGCAGAAGAATCCAACGCATTCTATCGTAGAAACTTAGCAGCAGGACAAAAAGGTCTTTCTGTTGCATTCGACTTGGCAACTCACAGAGGATACGACTCCGATCACGAAAGAGTTTTAGGTGATGTAGGAAAAGCGGGAGTGGCGATCGATTCGGTTCTGGATATGAAGATACTCTTCGACCAGATCCCCTTAGATCAAATGTCGGTTTCCATGACAATGAACGGTGCTGTCATACCAACACTCGCTTTTTATATTGTAGCTGCGGAAGAACAAGGAGTAAAACCGGAACAACTTTCAGGTACTATCCAGAACGATATCTTAAAAGAGTTCATGGTAAGAAATACTTATATCTATCCTCCTGAACCTTCTATGAGGATTATTGCGGATATTTTCAAATATACCACTGACTTCATGCCTAAGTTCAATTCGATCTCAATCTCCGGCTATCATATGCAAGAAGCTGGAGCAACTGCAGATATTGAACTCGCTTATACTCTGGCGGATGGGTTGGAATACCTACGCACCGGTATCAAAGCGGGAATGGATGTGGATAGTTTTGCGCCTCGTCTTTCTTTCTTCTGGGCGATCGGTATGAACCATTTTATGGAAATCGCCAAGATGAGAGCAGGAAGACTTCTTTGGGCAAAACTTGTGAAAACTTTTAATCCTAAAAACAACAAGTCTCTTGCACTTAGAACTCATTGCCAAACTTCCGGTTGGAGTTTAACTGAACAAGATCCTTTCAATAACGTAGGAAGAACTTGTATAGAAGCTCTTGCTGCAGCGCTTGGACATACTCAGTCTTTGCATACGAACGCGTTAGACGAAGCGATCGCACTTCCTACCGACTTCTCCGCAAGGATCGCAAGAAACACTCAGATCTATTTACAGGAAGAAACCAATATCCATAGAGTCGTAGATCCTTGGGGCGGTTCCTTTTATGTGGAATCTTTGACTGCGCAACTAGCGGAAAGGGCTTGGGAACTCATCCAAGAAGTGGAACAACTGGGCGGTATCGCGAAAGCGATCGAGACCGGAATTCCTAAGATGAGGATAGAAGAAGCCGCTGCCCGTAAACAGGCAAGGATCGATTCCGGTAAAGATGTGATCGTAGGGATCAACCGTTATCGTCCTTCCAAAGAAAATCCTTTGGAAATCCTGGACATTGATAATACTGCAGTAAGAGAATCTCAGATCCGCAAACTAAATGAACTTAAGAAAAATCGAGATAACGCAGCAGTTACTGCAGCATTAGATGCGATCACTGAATGTGCTAAAACAGGGAACGGAAACCTGCTTGCACTTGCTGTACATGCAGCTAGAAAAAGAGCAACCCTTGGCGAGATCTCTTTCGCTATGGAGAAAATATTCGGTAGATATAAATCCGTCACTCATATGATCAAAGGGGTGTACTCGGAGGAAATCATGGATGATCCGGATTTCAAAAAGGCAAAAGAACTCTCGGCAAAATTCGCAAAATTGGAAGGAAGACAGCCTAGGATCATGGTCGCTAAGATGGGACAGGACGGACATGATAGAGGTGCAAAAGTAATCTCCACAAGCTTTGCGGATATGGGATTCGACGTCGATATAGGCCCTCTATTCCAAACTCCTGGAGAAGCGGCAAAACAAGCCATAGAAAACGACGTGCATGTACTCGGAGTTTCGAGCCTCGCTGCAGGTCATAAAACCCTAGTTCCTCAGGTGATCCAAGAACTCAAAAAACTAGGAAGAGAAGATATCCTTGTAATCGCAGGTGGAGTTATTCCTCAGCAAGATTATGATTTCTTGTATAAAGCAGGAGTGAACGGGATCTTCGGACCTGGAACCAAGATCTCCAAAGCAGGCGCAGAGATCCTAGAACTTCTGATCAAGAGTGTAGAAGGATAA
- a CDS encoding methylmalonyl-CoA mutase family protein — protein MASEKLFSEFPPVSTEEWTNLIQKDLKGADFEKKLVWETQEGFKIQPFYRKENLKGKEWLLSNLPGKFPYLRSTRKLTNDWSIRQDIDTPDLKTAKELAIEAVSNGVSALGLVLADVGSGRKGIQIKNEKDLAFLLADLPLNEITLHFVAEERSPELYSWLPKNKTLVGGLGYDPYRILARQSHSGGHGPETLKPILTELAGKWKNFRALTIHSSTFRDSGSTIVQELAYTLALGSEYLYRLGELGVSPEIVNSQTIFQFTIGPDYFLEIAKFRAARTLWAEIFSSYSSDKGEASLPFIEAETARYNYGIYDLHNNILRGTTEAISAAIGGAEIINVLPFDHLLQPADSFSLRIARNVQLLLKHESYLDKVADPSSGSYYIETITDQITEQAWKLFTEVEKDGGFLESLKSGKIQNSILESRKKKEENYSTRKEIFLGTTQYPNPKDKIQNKDLNKNIKSVEIPSTSNELKVLKIPEFFAGDAIEEIRMKTERYEAQNKTSVKVLLLPLGDLKMKKARAIFSLNFLGCAGFNVIDPGSYETSEEAIAGIQKENPQMIVFCSSDEEVTSYVKEVLPKLNQKPISLVAGYPKEILSELESAGVNGFIHVRSNLLETLSDLQKRLGIQ, from the coding sequence ATGGCATCAGAAAAACTTTTCTCCGAATTTCCACCGGTTTCTACCGAAGAGTGGACGAACCTAATCCAAAAGGATCTTAAAGGTGCGGATTTCGAAAAAAAACTGGTTTGGGAAACCCAAGAAGGATTTAAGATCCAGCCGTTTTATAGAAAAGAAAATCTAAAAGGAAAGGAATGGCTCCTTTCCAATCTGCCCGGAAAATTTCCTTATCTTAGATCTACTCGTAAACTTACAAACGATTGGAGTATCAGGCAAGATATCGATACTCCAGATCTCAAAACCGCAAAAGAATTAGCAATAGAAGCCGTCTCCAACGGGGTTTCCGCATTGGGCCTTGTGCTTGCAGATGTGGGTTCCGGAAGAAAAGGGATCCAAATTAAGAATGAAAAGGATCTCGCTTTCTTACTCGCTGACCTACCTCTTAACGAGATCACTCTTCATTTCGTAGCGGAAGAAAGATCGCCCGAACTTTATTCCTGGCTTCCTAAAAACAAAACTCTTGTGGGCGGACTAGGTTACGATCCGTATAGAATTCTCGCAAGACAAAGTCATTCAGGCGGACATGGTCCGGAAACTCTGAAACCTATCCTGACAGAACTTGCTGGAAAATGGAAAAATTTCCGCGCATTGACTATCCATTCCTCTACATTTAGGGACAGCGGCTCCACGATTGTTCAAGAGCTTGCTTATACTCTTGCTTTAGGCTCCGAGTATTTGTATCGATTGGGAGAATTAGGAGTCTCTCCGGAAATAGTAAACTCCCAGACTATCTTCCAATTTACAATCGGTCCGGATTATTTCTTAGAGATCGCTAAGTTCAGAGCGGCAAGAACTCTTTGGGCGGAAATTTTTTCTTCTTATTCTTCCGATAAGGGAGAAGCTTCTCTTCCGTTTATCGAGGCAGAAACCGCAAGATACAATTACGGGATCTATGATCTTCATAATAATATTTTAAGAGGTACCACGGAGGCAATCTCTGCTGCCATCGGTGGAGCAGAGATCATCAATGTTCTTCCGTTCGATCATTTATTGCAGCCAGCTGATTCTTTCTCTCTTCGGATCGCAAGAAATGTGCAGTTACTCTTAAAACATGAATCTTATTTGGATAAGGTTGCGGATCCTTCTTCCGGTTCTTATTACATAGAAACAATCACAGACCAGATCACTGAACAAGCTTGGAAACTTTTCACAGAAGTGGAGAAGGACGGCGGATTCTTAGAATCTTTGAAGTCCGGAAAGATCCAAAATTCCATTTTAGAATCCAGAAAGAAGAAAGAAGAAAATTACTCTACTCGTAAAGAGATCTTCCTTGGGACCACCCAATATCCAAATCCTAAGGATAAGATCCAGAACAAAGACTTAAATAAAAATATCAAGTCTGTGGAAATCCCTTCTACTTCTAACGAACTTAAAGTGCTTAAAATCCCTGAGTTTTTTGCAGGAGATGCAATCGAAGAGATCCGGATGAAAACGGAAAGATACGAAGCCCAGAACAAAACTTCTGTAAAAGTACTTCTTCTTCCTTTGGGTGACCTGAAAATGAAGAAGGCAAGAGCGATCTTCTCTCTCAACTTTTTAGGATGTGCAGGATTTAATGTAATCGATCCGGGAAGTTACGAAACCTCCGAAGAAGCGATTGCAGGCATCCAAAAAGAAAACCCACAGATGATAGTATTCTGTAGTTCCGACGAAGAAGTAACTTCTTATGTGAAGGAAGTCCTTCCCAAATTAAATCAAAAGCCTATCTCACTCGTGGCCGGTTATCCAAAAGAAATTCTTTCCGAACTGGAATCTGCAGGTGTAAACGGATTTATCCATGTTCGATCCAATCTACTAGAAACACTTTCCGATCTTCAAAAGAGGCTGGGAATCCAATGA
- a CDS encoding TerC/Alx family metal homeostasis membrane protein yields the protein MISFSQKDSTLFLIFSVVVGLLIYLDLFVMNKRAHKLSLRESGYWTLFWVTLAFSFSLLVYIFHEDPSNPGLAKQKTLEFLAGYLLEYSLSVDNLFVFIMIFAKFRIQSQYQPMILKWGIIGALIFRAAMIFSGAELVSRFEWILYLFGILLLYSAWKMYFHDEEEDFDPEEMKLLKYARKVLPISKTFHPEKFLVKEHGKTLFTSTFLILIVVEFSDILFAIDSIPAIFSITQDSFIIYTSNVFAILGLRSLFFLLGGVMELFVYLKKGVSLLLAFVGVKLLLPAFSGYVFGRVIHVSIEISLVVIVGTLLFSILASIPHYLKTKKGA from the coding sequence ATGATCTCGTTTAGCCAAAAAGATTCTACACTTTTTCTTATTTTTTCTGTCGTGGTAGGCCTTTTGATTTATTTGGACCTATTCGTAATGAATAAAAGAGCCCATAAGCTCTCTCTCAGAGAGTCGGGTTACTGGACTCTGTTCTGGGTCACTCTTGCTTTCAGTTTTTCTCTTTTAGTTTATATCTTCCACGAAGACCCGAGTAACCCCGGACTTGCAAAACAAAAGACCCTGGAATTCTTAGCGGGATATCTTCTGGAATATTCACTTTCTGTGGATAATCTTTTCGTGTTCATCATGATCTTTGCAAAGTTCAGGATACAGTCCCAATACCAACCCATGATCTTAAAATGGGGGATTATAGGCGCATTGATCTTCCGAGCAGCAATGATCTTTTCCGGCGCTGAATTAGTTTCTAGATTTGAATGGATCCTATACCTTTTCGGAATCTTACTTCTCTACTCCGCATGGAAGATGTACTTCCATGACGAAGAAGAAGATTTCGATCCGGAAGAAATGAAACTTCTGAAGTACGCTCGCAAAGTTCTTCCTATCTCCAAAACATTCCATCCGGAAAAGTTTTTGGTAAAAGAACATGGAAAAACTCTTTTTACTTCTACTTTCCTGATATTGATCGTTGTGGAATTCAGCGATATTCTTTTCGCGATCGATTCTATTCCTGCGATCTTCTCCATTACCCAAGATAGTTTTATCATCTATACATCTAACGTATTCGCGATCCTAGGACTCAGATCTTTGTTCTTCCTTTTGGGAGGAGTAATGGAACTGTTCGTGTATCTAAAAAAAGGAGTTTCACTTCTACTTGCGTTTGTGGGAGTAAAACTTCTTCTTCCTGCGTTTTCCGGATATGTTTTCGGAAGAGTGATCCATGTATCTATTGAGATCTCTTTGGTGGTGATCGTAGGAACTCTATTATTTTCCATACTCGCTTCCATACCTCATTATCTTAAAACGAAAAAAGGAGCCTGA
- a CDS encoding lysoplasmalogenase, which yields MIYIIFPILALVHLGVLFLGSDIFLLRLISKIVPILYLIALSVGEGRWKTRVGIWLGIGLVFSLGGDTILAFPDKYFVFGLGSFLIAQVAYSVSFSWGNPVHFLRLIPYVLFGVSYFYWLLPGIAPALTIPVAVYVSAICVMGWRSAAREVSSRDRWLGILGAISFIISDSIIALGQFTPNKLPFHGVWVMSTYYIAQFLIYLSQEEEE from the coding sequence ATGATTTATATTATATTCCCAATTTTGGCCCTGGTTCATTTAGGAGTTCTATTTTTAGGTTCAGACATATTTCTACTTCGTTTGATTTCCAAAATTGTTCCTATTCTATATTTAATCGCGTTAAGTGTGGGAGAAGGAAGATGGAAAACCAGAGTAGGGATTTGGCTCGGTATCGGTTTGGTATTTTCACTCGGAGGAGATACGATCTTAGCTTTCCCCGACAAATATTTTGTTTTCGGTTTGGGCAGTTTCTTAATCGCTCAGGTAGCATATTCCGTTAGCTTTTCTTGGGGAAATCCAGTACATTTCTTAAGATTAATCCCTTATGTTCTTTTCGGTGTTTCTTATTTTTATTGGCTTCTTCCTGGGATTGCACCTGCGTTAACCATTCCAGTTGCGGTTTACGTGTCAGCAATCTGCGTAATGGGTTGGAGATCCGCGGCTAGAGAAGTTTCTTCGAGAGACAGATGGTTGGGAATTTTGGGAGCGATCAGTTTTATTATTTCCGATTCTATCATCGCGCTCGGACAATTCACTCCGAACAAACTTCCTTTCCACGGAGTTTGGGTGATGTCGACTTACTATATAGCTCAATTTTTGATCTATCTTTCCCAAGAAGAAGAGGAATAA
- a CDS encoding ferritin-like domain-containing protein: MSIKPLKETTFLEAVAAAIQHEKDYFEFYMDTYEKLPPGRTRELFEKLAEEVDEHIKFIQEIYQVAEGAELPNLKQLAAIHKFHQTTIQKIMNKVERTIISGSGSKDAHEALELAIREAENSVAFYEKLTTKFEDSNIRLLFSKLMDYSHNYQSLLEAELNTFDQTSSAGGAYFWDEQAEEVAKAVGNSKPNNKVSKGLKPSKPVKKAAAKKVVKKAAPKKAKVAAKKKPAPKKAAPKKKAASKKKK, from the coding sequence ATGAGTATTAAACCTTTAAAAGAAACTACATTTTTAGAAGCCGTGGCGGCTGCGATCCAGCATGAGAAGGACTACTTCGAATTTTATATGGATACGTACGAAAAACTCCCTCCGGGAAGAACTAGGGAATTATTCGAAAAGCTCGCAGAGGAAGTGGATGAACATATCAAATTCATCCAAGAGATCTATCAGGTAGCAGAAGGCGCCGAACTTCCGAACTTAAAACAATTGGCTGCAATTCATAAATTCCACCAAACCACCATCCAAAAGATCATGAATAAGGTGGAACGTACTATTATCAGTGGTTCCGGATCCAAGGACGCTCACGAGGCTCTCGAACTCGCGATCAGAGAAGCGGAGAACTCGGTAGCATTCTACGAAAAGCTCACCACTAAATTCGAAGATTCGAATATTAGACTATTGTTTTCTAAGCTCATGGACTACAGCCATAATTACCAATCCTTGCTCGAAGCTGAGTTGAATACATTCGACCAGACTAGTTCCGCAGGCGGAGCTTACTTCTGGGACGAACAAGCGGAAGAGGTAGCAAAAGCTGTAGGGAATTCTAAGCCTAACAATAAGGTTTCTAAAGGGCTGAAACCTTCTAAACCTGTCAAAAAAGCTGCGGCTAAAAAAGTAGTAAAGAAGGCTGCTCCTAAAAAAGCTAAGGTCGCGGCTAAGAAAAAGCCTGCCCCTAAAAAAGCTGCTCCCAAGAAAAAGGCCGCTTCCAAAAAGAAAAAGTAA
- a CDS encoding aminotransferase class V-fold PLP-dependent enzyme, translated as MKTNPSPDWTKLQHLYPINREMIWLNNCGTTPVNTDTIHAVNEYLQGYATRGGQTDVRRYPTVKKVIRTILAELLGVDAEELSLIHHTNEGIGFISLGLKLKAGDRILLLENEYPSNIYPWEHWKEKGVSISFVPMSETPDGFLENLKSSITPDVKVVSLSAVHWCTGMPFPLEEIGSYLAEKGIEFVLDGAQGVGLLPVRPREMGISYMAFPAWKWLLGPLGLGVLYIAKEKLEGLNFPFKGTGSVVNDEVYLPYREELKGTDRYEISTVNFIDWVYFQSTLEMLHKVGFHNSMERIYELADYLSDKLRDAGWKLASDHFPDFKTGIVVAEKEGESMENMVSDLKKNGVMCALRLGRIRFSPHIYLAKEQLDRVVDLLSR; from the coding sequence ATGAAAACGAATCCTAGTCCGGATTGGACCAAACTACAACATTTATACCCGATAAACCGGGAAATGATCTGGTTAAACAATTGCGGGACCACCCCCGTAAACACGGACACGATCCATGCGGTAAACGAATACCTGCAAGGTTATGCTACAAGAGGTGGCCAAACCGATGTACGCAGATACCCAACTGTTAAAAAAGTGATCCGTACCATTCTTGCTGAATTATTAGGCGTGGATGCAGAAGAACTTTCTCTGATCCATCATACAAACGAAGGGATCGGATTTATTTCCCTAGGTTTGAAACTTAAAGCAGGGGATCGTATCCTTCTTTTGGAAAACGAATATCCTTCTAATATTTATCCTTGGGAACATTGGAAAGAAAAAGGGGTCTCCATTTCTTTCGTACCTATGTCGGAAACTCCGGATGGATTTTTAGAAAACTTAAAATCTTCTATCACTCCGGATGTAAAAGTAGTGAGCCTTTCTGCAGTGCATTGGTGCACTGGAATGCCTTTCCCATTGGAAGAGATCGGAAGTTATTTGGCCGAAAAAGGGATAGAGTTCGTTTTAGATGGGGCCCAAGGAGTGGGACTTCTTCCTGTACGTCCTAGAGAAATGGGGATTTCTTATATGGCATTCCCTGCTTGGAAATGGTTACTCGGGCCTTTAGGACTTGGGGTTTTGTACATTGCTAAGGAAAAGTTAGAAGGCCTAAATTTCCCATTTAAAGGTACCGGTTCCGTAGTAAACGACGAAGTGTATCTACCTTATAGAGAAGAGTTAAAAGGTACAGATCGTTATGAAATTTCTACGGTGAATTTTATAGATTGGGTCTATTTCCAGTCCACATTAGAAATGCTTCATAAAGTGGGTTTTCATAATTCTATGGAAAGAATTTACGAACTCGCAGATTATCTTTCCGACAAACTCAGAGATGCAGGTTGGAAACTTGCTTCGGACCATTTTCCCGATTTTAAAACCGGGATTGTAGTCGCAGAAAAAGAAGGAGAGTCCATGGAAAACATGGTATCCGATCTCAAGAAGAACGGAGTAATGTGCGCGCTTCGATTGGGAAGGATACGTTTTTCTCCTCATATTTATCTGGCCAAGGAACAATTGGACAGGGTAGTGGACCTTCTCTCGAGATAA